From the genome of Devriesea agamarum, one region includes:
- the carA gene encoding glutamine-hydrolyzing carbamoyl-phosphate synthase small subunit, whose amino-acid sequence MTSYPFSAGCASESAAANSHRGTCEEPALLILEDGSVYEGEAYGARGYRLGEVVFTTGMTGYQETLTDPSYAGQIVVQTTPHIGNTGVNSTDMESRRVWVDGYVVRDPARRASNWRSEQTLDDLLVSSEVIGISGVDTRAITRRLRDQGSMRGGIFSGPALIDSRVEDLLTQVRSAPAMEGASFVDRVTIPQPVVLEPDGETIGSVAAVDLGIKASTPRHMLERGLRVHLLPADTTFEDIQALDVDAVFFSNGPGDPATADHQVEVLRQVLDAGIPYFGICFGNQILGRALGFGTYKLRFGHRGINQPVRDETTGKVEVTAQNHGFAVDIPRGAPTVAPHGNGKYGRVAVSHTGLNDDVVEGILCLDIPAFSVQYHPEAAAGPHDAAHLFDRLADLVRGRREHKADITGTATLQKES is encoded by the coding sequence ATGACGTCCTACCCATTCAGCGCGGGGTGCGCATCCGAGTCTGCTGCTGCCAACTCTCATCGTGGCACCTGCGAGGAGCCCGCTCTGCTCATTCTCGAAGACGGCAGCGTGTACGAAGGAGAGGCCTACGGCGCGCGCGGCTACCGACTGGGCGAGGTTGTGTTCACCACCGGCATGACGGGCTACCAGGAAACCCTGACTGACCCCTCATATGCGGGCCAGATCGTGGTGCAAACCACCCCCCATATCGGTAACACCGGTGTGAACTCCACCGACATGGAGTCTCGCCGAGTCTGGGTCGATGGTTATGTGGTGCGCGACCCTGCCCGGCGAGCGTCGAACTGGCGCAGCGAACAAACCCTTGATGACCTCCTGGTTTCCTCGGAAGTCATCGGGATCAGCGGGGTCGATACTCGCGCCATTACTCGCCGTTTGCGTGACCAGGGGTCTATGCGAGGGGGTATCTTTTCCGGTCCAGCTTTGATCGACAGCCGGGTTGAGGATCTTCTTACTCAGGTGCGGTCTGCACCCGCGATGGAAGGGGCCTCCTTCGTTGACCGCGTCACCATCCCTCAGCCGGTGGTGCTCGAACCGGACGGCGAGACCATCGGATCGGTAGCCGCCGTCGACCTCGGGATCAAAGCCTCGACTCCGCGCCACATGCTTGAGCGCGGTCTGCGAGTGCACCTGCTGCCCGCCGATACCACGTTCGAGGATATTCAGGCGCTGGATGTGGACGCGGTGTTCTTCTCCAACGGTCCCGGTGACCCCGCTACCGCCGACCATCAAGTTGAGGTTTTGCGTCAGGTACTCGATGCGGGAATCCCGTATTTCGGGATCTGTTTTGGCAACCAGATCCTCGGGCGCGCGCTCGGATTTGGAACCTACAAACTGCGCTTTGGACACCGAGGTATCAACCAGCCGGTGCGTGATGAAACCACCGGCAAAGTCGAGGTGACAGCCCAAAACCACGGGTTTGCCGTCGACATTCCGCGCGGCGCCCCAACCGTTGCCCCGCACGGCAATGGCAAATACGGACGAGTGGCGGTCTCCCACACCGGACTCAACGACGACGTCGTGGAAGGCATTTTGTGCCTGGATATCCCCGCGTTTTCCGTGCAATACCATCCAGAGGCTGCCGCCGGACCGCATGACGCAGCGCATCTGTTTGACCGGCTCGCCGATCTGGTGCGAGGCCGCCGAGAACACAAAGCTGATATCACCGGGACCGCTACCCTCCAGAAGGAGTCCTGA
- a CDS encoding dihydroorotase, translated as MNTSMPSYLIRGGRLYGEDVLDLRVRGAQIAEIGPELTPDHNDQVIDANGCVVLPGLVDLHTHLREPGGEDSETVLTGTKAAARGGFTAVHAMANTHPVADTAGVVEQVLRLGLDAGYCQVFPIGAVTVGLRGEKLAELDAMATSRARVRVFSDDGKCVHDPLLMRRALEYVKTCGGVIAQHAQDPLLTDGAQMHEGVVSAQVGLTGWPAVAEESIIARDVLLAEHVGSRLHVCHLSTAGSVEIIRWAKSRGINVTAEVTPHHLLLTDDLVREYNANFKVNPPLRTAEDVQAVREGLADGTIDIVATDHAPHPRENKDCEWVHAAFGMTGLETALSVVQHTMVDSGRLSWRDVARVMSETPAAIGLDEGQGRPLEVGEIANVLVWDPQVTTTVNPAEQATRSRNTPFAGMELPGRNVLTLFRGRATVRDGQVVEGVDQRPATENPGLSPENE; from the coding sequence ATGAACACCAGCATGCCCAGCTATCTCATCCGCGGTGGACGCCTGTACGGCGAGGATGTCCTGGACCTCAGGGTCCGGGGTGCTCAGATCGCCGAGATCGGGCCTGAGCTGACTCCTGATCACAACGACCAGGTCATCGACGCCAACGGTTGCGTGGTGCTCCCCGGGCTCGTCGACCTGCACACGCATTTGCGTGAGCCGGGCGGCGAAGACAGCGAAACAGTGCTGACCGGTACCAAAGCCGCAGCTCGGGGTGGTTTCACCGCGGTGCACGCAATGGCAAACACCCATCCCGTGGCCGACACCGCAGGCGTGGTGGAACAGGTGCTTCGGCTCGGACTGGACGCGGGATATTGCCAGGTTTTCCCCATTGGTGCGGTCACGGTGGGGCTGCGCGGTGAAAAACTCGCGGAACTGGATGCCATGGCCACCTCGCGAGCCCGGGTGCGCGTGTTCAGCGATGACGGCAAATGCGTGCACGACCCGCTGCTCATGCGCCGCGCCCTGGAATACGTCAAGACGTGCGGCGGCGTCATCGCTCAACATGCCCAGGATCCGCTGCTCACCGACGGCGCCCAAATGCATGAGGGTGTGGTGTCGGCGCAGGTCGGTCTCACCGGTTGGCCTGCTGTGGCTGAAGAGTCGATTATCGCCCGCGACGTTCTGCTGGCCGAGCACGTCGGCTCCCGGCTGCACGTGTGCCACCTGTCCACGGCTGGAAGCGTTGAGATTATTCGATGGGCCAAGTCTCGCGGAATTAATGTGACCGCAGAAGTGACTCCGCATCACCTGTTGCTCACCGATGATCTGGTGCGGGAGTACAACGCTAACTTCAAAGTGAATCCGCCGCTGCGTACCGCCGAGGATGTTCAGGCGGTGCGGGAAGGATTGGCCGACGGCACCATCGACATCGTCGCCACCGACCACGCGCCCCATCCGCGTGAAAACAAAGACTGCGAATGGGTACATGCCGCGTTCGGAATGACCGGGCTGGAAACAGCTCTGTCCGTGGTGCAGCACACCATGGTCGACTCCGGTCGACTGAGCTGGCGAGACGTCGCACGGGTGATGTCGGAAACCCCGGCGGCTATCGGACTGGACGAAGGGCAGGGCCGTCCGCTGGAGGTTGGCGAGATCGCCAACGTTCTGGTGTGGGATCCGCAGGTCACGACCACGGTTAACCCCGCCGAGCAGGCGACCCGGTCGCGCAACACCCCGTTCGCGGGGATGGAACTGCCTGGCCGCAACGTGCTGACCCTGTTCCGGGGCCGTGCCACCGTCCGGGATGGTCAGGTCGTCGAAGGCGTGGACCAGCGGCCCGCCACTGAAAATCCGGGCCTGAGCCCGGAAAACGAGTAG
- the pyrF gene encoding orotidine-5'-phosphate decarboxylase — translation MTPPDQLPSPVVPFGQRLQAAVEANGPVCLGIDPHVSTLQAWGYEDTPAALEVFSRRLLAAADGLAAAIKPQSAFFERHGSHGIAVLEELLAEARARRILTILDVKRGDIGSTMSAYAEAYLRPGSPLEADAMTVSPYLGPGSLSPCLSYIANHGKGIFALALTSNPDGPTVQHATDAHGRSVAGTVIDFAARVNRDHGMPEGSWGSVGVVVGATVDDALSHLGLDLAAMGGAVLAPGFGAQGARLEDREAVFGNASSRVLISVSRAVAAVGPDPAALRAACAQWSGREQAS, via the coding sequence GTGACCCCGCCAGACCAACTTCCCAGCCCCGTAGTGCCATTTGGGCAGAGGTTGCAGGCCGCTGTGGAAGCTAACGGCCCCGTATGCCTGGGGATCGATCCACACGTCAGCACTCTGCAGGCATGGGGTTACGAAGACACCCCAGCGGCCTTGGAGGTGTTTTCTCGGCGTTTACTTGCGGCTGCGGATGGTTTGGCGGCCGCCATTAAACCCCAGTCCGCGTTCTTTGAGCGCCACGGTTCGCACGGTATAGCGGTGCTGGAGGAATTGCTGGCGGAAGCGCGGGCACGCCGGATCCTCACGATCTTGGACGTTAAGCGCGGTGATATCGGATCCACTATGTCGGCGTACGCCGAAGCGTATCTACGGCCAGGCTCACCCCTGGAAGCGGACGCCATGACCGTCAGTCCCTACCTTGGACCGGGCAGTCTCTCCCCGTGCCTTTCGTACATAGCCAACCACGGAAAAGGCATCTTTGCGCTGGCATTGACCTCTAACCCAGATGGTCCTACTGTCCAACACGCCACCGACGCTCACGGTCGCTCAGTTGCGGGCACGGTGATTGATTTCGCCGCCCGCGTTAATCGCGACCACGGTATGCCAGAAGGTAGCTGGGGGAGTGTAGGCGTGGTCGTGGGCGCGACGGTGGATGATGCGCTCTCGCATCTCGGCTTGGATCTGGCGGCAATGGGCGGTGCGGTGCTTGCACCGGGGTTCGGTGCCCAGGGCGCGCGGCTTGAGGATCGGGAAGCAGTCTTTGGAAACGCCTCGTCCCGGGTGTTGATTTCGGTGTCGCGGGCGGTGGCTGCGGTAGGGCCCGACCCGGCTGCTTTGCGGGCTGCCTGCGCGCAGTGGTCAGGGCGCGAACAGGCGAGTTGA
- the pyrR gene encoding bifunctional pyr operon transcriptional regulator/uracil phosphoribosyltransferase PyrR gives MTTVLRADDIQRALTRISYEILEANRGGDDLVLLGIHSRGVPLAQRIAEKIEAPCGALDITMHRDDLRRGPTREIHPTEIPASGIDGKVVVLVDDVLYSGRTIRAALDALSDIGRPRAVRLAVLVDRGHRELPIRADHVGKNLPTSSGERVSVRLQEFDGEDCVTISRPSAADDEAGA, from the coding sequence ATGACAACTGTGCTCAGAGCTGATGACATTCAGCGCGCACTGACCCGGATCTCCTACGAGATCCTTGAAGCGAACCGAGGAGGCGATGACCTCGTCCTCCTCGGGATTCACAGCCGAGGCGTTCCCCTCGCACAGCGGATTGCAGAAAAGATCGAGGCGCCCTGCGGTGCCCTCGACATCACCATGCACCGCGATGATCTGCGGCGTGGCCCCACTCGCGAGATCCACCCCACCGAGATTCCCGCTAGCGGAATCGACGGAAAAGTCGTCGTCCTGGTGGATGATGTCTTGTATTCCGGTCGCACGATCCGCGCCGCCCTCGATGCACTCTCTGATATCGGGCGGCCCCGAGCCGTGCGCCTAGCGGTACTCGTGGATCGAGGCCATCGCGAACTGCCGATCCGCGCCGATCACGTCGGCAAAAACCTTCCCACCTCCAGCGGTGAACGCGTATCCGTCCGCCTGCAGGAATTCGATGGTGAAGACTGCGTCACGATCTCCCGGCCCAGTGCCGCTGACGATGAGGCAGGTGCGTGA
- the mihF gene encoding integration host factor, actinobacterial type gives MALPSLSDEQRAAALKKAAEARRERAAIKARLKDSTGRRGDEISKVLKEAEENETIGKLKVSALLEALPGVGKVKAQQIMEEIGISPSRRLRGLGSHQAEKLVEHFSE, from the coding sequence GTGGCACTCCCTTCTCTCTCAGACGAACAGCGCGCCGCTGCTCTCAAAAAGGCCGCCGAGGCCCGTCGTGAGCGCGCCGCCATCAAGGCTCGCCTCAAGGACTCCACCGGACGTCGTGGCGATGAGATCAGCAAGGTCCTTAAAGAAGCTGAAGAAAACGAAACCATCGGCAAGCTGAAGGTTTCCGCCCTGCTCGAGGCTCTTCCGGGTGTCGGCAAGGTTAAGGCTCAGCAGATTATGGAAGAGATCGGGATCTCCCCGTCTCGTCGTCTGCGCGGTCTCGGCTCCCATCAGGCCGAGAAGCTCGTCGAGCACTTCTCCGAGTGA
- the nusB gene encoding transcription antitermination factor NusB, whose product MNLPLPRRDGAEVEFLRTVPADTKRLSTRTRARIRALDVLYEADLRGVDELELLAERRKVTTAQTPVPEFAAELVRLHAMHAAEIDEHIATHAEGWTLARMPAVDRAILRLGAAELLHGTEEDKQGVVLGEYVNIATELSTDDSPRFVNALLQRIVDLGGLLGS is encoded by the coding sequence GTGAACCTGCCCCTGCCTCGCCGGGACGGTGCGGAGGTTGAATTCCTGCGCACCGTCCCCGCCGATACCAAACGCCTGTCGACCCGCACTCGCGCTCGCATCCGAGCTCTGGATGTCCTCTACGAGGCGGATCTGCGTGGCGTCGACGAACTCGAACTACTTGCCGAACGACGCAAGGTGACGACCGCTCAGACGCCGGTTCCCGAATTCGCTGCCGAGCTCGTGCGTTTGCATGCGATGCACGCCGCGGAAATTGACGAGCACATTGCCACCCATGCCGAAGGCTGGACACTCGCGCGGATGCCCGCCGTTGATCGGGCCATTTTGCGACTCGGTGCCGCGGAACTTCTGCACGGCACCGAGGAAGATAAGCAAGGCGTCGTGCTCGGAGAGTACGTTAATATCGCCACGGAGCTGTCCACGGATGACTCTCCTCGTTTCGTCAACGCGCTGCTTCAGCGTATTGTCGACCTAGGCGGTCTGCTCGGATCATGA
- a CDS encoding PH-like domain-containing protein: MSPFVAPIALLCVVLGVILGAMARGWYARGVRQRDLPAPPDQSLSQVEAGPYPAIYVSSTTAGKPLERIVAHGLGSRSRADISLGLLEDGHKAVRIDRYGAPSLTIPMGQLQAVGSAQGIAGKAVGPQGLFLLTWNLGPHTLDSGLRLQHRADHRALLAHPWLIHLAVDQLPESPAHEE, translated from the coding sequence ATGAGTCCATTCGTGGCCCCCATCGCGCTGCTATGTGTTGTTCTGGGAGTGATCCTCGGCGCGATGGCCCGCGGATGGTATGCCCGGGGGGTCCGGCAGAGAGATCTGCCGGCCCCACCGGACCAGTCCCTCAGCCAGGTTGAGGCCGGCCCCTATCCGGCGATTTATGTCTCCAGCACGACCGCGGGTAAGCCCTTAGAGCGGATCGTTGCACACGGACTCGGTTCCAGATCACGAGCAGACATCAGCCTGGGCCTTTTAGAGGATGGTCACAAAGCGGTGCGGATTGACCGCTACGGTGCGCCGTCGCTGACCATCCCCATGGGGCAGCTACAGGCCGTCGGTAGCGCCCAAGGTATTGCCGGTAAAGCAGTGGGACCTCAGGGGCTCTTCCTGCTCACCTGGAACCTTGGACCTCATACACTCGACTCGGGCCTGCGACTTCAGCATCGGGCAGACCATCGTGCTCTGCTAGCCCATCCCTGGCTGATACATCTGGCGGTCGATCAGCTACCCGAATCCCCGGCTCACGAGGAGTGA
- the carB gene encoding carbamoyl-phosphate synthase large subunit — MPRRTDISSVLVIGSGPIVIGQACEFDYSGTQACRVLKEEGLRVILVNSNPATIMTDPDIADATYVEPIDPGILRSIIEKERPDALLPTLGGQTALNAALALEEQGTLEEFGVELIGASILAIHKAEDREAFKEVVQRCGAESARSRICHTMDECMEAADDLGYPMVVRPSFTMGGLGSGIAFDESDLRRIAGDGLHYSPTSEVLLEESILGWKEFELELMRDRHDNVVVVCSIENVDPVGVHTGDSITVAPALTLTDVELQNLRDIGIAIIREVGVDTGGCNVQFAVHPTTGRVVVIEMNPRVSRSSALASKATGFPIAKIAARLAIGYTLDEIRNDITGTTPASFEPTLDYVVVKVPRFAFEKFPAADPTLTTTMKSVGEAMAIGRNFTEALGKALRALDVKDSVFTWKDDTPGLEEVERLLEEVRTPTAGRIVTLQRILRAAACGEAEREDLIERLYEATSIDRWFLDQILLVDEVAHAVRTAEVLTAPLLRRAKRHGMSDAQIGQIRFLHEDVVRGLRRALGIRPVYKMVDTCAAEFESHTPYHYSTYDLTTEVPARERPAVIILGSGPNRIGQGIEFDYSCVHASLALALDEEHGGPNYETVMVNCNPETVSTDYDISDRLYFEPLTFEDVVEIYDAESAVGPVAGVIVQLGGQTPLSLAARLTEAGLPIIGTPAAAIDAAEDRGAFGAVLSQAGLPAPPYGTAWGLDDALEVARGVGYPVLVRPSYVLGGRGMEIVYDDGQLRDYVSRHLPASGRADAPILIDRFLDTAMEIDVDAIFDGEELFVGGIMEHIEEAGIHSGDSACTLPPVSLSRAELDRIRTSTKLIARGVGVRGLINIQFALAQDVLYVLEANPRASRTVPFVSKATGVQLAKAAALVMTGRSIAELRAAGILPASGDNTHLPMDTPISVKEAVLPFKRFRTRSGHSVDSLLGPEMRSTGEVMGLDRTFPRAFAKSQLAIAGQGLPSAGTVFVSVADRDKRNIALPVSRMVDLGFTVLATEGTAAVLARSGIDCTVVPKASDVLSGNEQATESIIDLIERGDVAAVINTPTGSRARADGYAIRAAATSVDIPIITTFQELAAAVQAIESLSAGPFTVMSLQEHHARQNAFREAS, encoded by the coding sequence ATGCCCCGCCGCACTGATATTTCCTCGGTCCTTGTGATTGGCTCGGGCCCCATCGTGATCGGACAAGCCTGCGAGTTCGACTACTCCGGCACCCAGGCGTGCCGGGTTCTCAAAGAAGAGGGTCTGCGGGTCATCCTGGTGAACTCGAACCCCGCGACCATTATGACCGATCCCGATATTGCCGATGCGACCTATGTCGAACCGATTGACCCCGGCATTTTGCGCTCGATTATCGAGAAGGAACGCCCTGATGCGTTGCTGCCCACCCTAGGAGGCCAGACCGCGCTAAATGCCGCGCTAGCGCTCGAAGAACAGGGCACTCTCGAAGAATTCGGTGTTGAACTCATCGGAGCCTCGATCTTAGCGATTCATAAAGCTGAAGACCGCGAAGCGTTTAAAGAGGTTGTTCAGCGCTGTGGGGCAGAATCAGCCCGTTCCCGCATCTGTCACACGATGGATGAATGCATGGAGGCCGCTGATGACCTCGGATATCCGATGGTTGTTAGGCCCTCTTTCACCATGGGCGGTCTCGGGTCAGGAATAGCGTTCGATGAAAGCGATCTGCGCCGGATTGCGGGCGATGGTCTGCACTATTCCCCGACCAGCGAAGTGCTACTCGAAGAATCCATCCTCGGATGGAAAGAGTTTGAACTGGAACTGATGCGAGATCGCCACGACAACGTGGTGGTTGTCTGCTCGATTGAAAATGTTGACCCGGTTGGTGTGCACACGGGGGACTCCATTACGGTGGCTCCCGCATTAACGCTCACCGACGTGGAACTGCAGAATTTGCGCGATATCGGCATCGCCATTATCCGCGAGGTCGGCGTCGACACCGGAGGATGCAATGTGCAGTTTGCCGTGCATCCTACGACCGGGCGGGTTGTCGTCATCGAAATGAACCCGAGGGTTTCGCGTTCCTCGGCCCTTGCGTCCAAAGCCACCGGGTTCCCGATTGCCAAAATTGCGGCGCGACTCGCTATCGGCTACACCCTCGATGAAATCCGCAATGACATTACTGGCACCACCCCCGCCAGTTTCGAGCCAACTCTCGACTACGTGGTGGTGAAAGTTCCGCGATTCGCATTCGAGAAATTCCCGGCCGCAGACCCGACGCTGACCACGACCATGAAGAGCGTCGGAGAAGCAATGGCTATCGGGCGCAACTTCACCGAAGCACTAGGTAAAGCCCTGCGGGCGCTGGATGTGAAGGATTCGGTGTTCACCTGGAAGGACGACACGCCCGGCCTGGAGGAGGTCGAACGCCTGCTCGAAGAGGTTCGCACGCCGACTGCTGGCCGCATCGTCACGCTACAGAGGATTCTCAGAGCAGCTGCCTGCGGGGAAGCGGAGCGCGAGGACCTGATTGAGCGCCTGTACGAGGCGACCTCCATCGACCGGTGGTTCCTGGATCAGATCTTGCTCGTGGATGAGGTAGCCCATGCGGTTCGGACCGCTGAGGTGTTGACCGCGCCGTTGCTGCGCCGGGCTAAGCGTCACGGCATGTCCGATGCTCAGATCGGGCAGATCCGTTTCCTGCACGAAGATGTGGTGCGGGGGCTGCGCCGGGCTTTGGGGATTAGGCCCGTGTACAAGATGGTGGATACCTGTGCCGCCGAGTTCGAGTCTCACACTCCCTACCACTATTCGACCTACGATTTGACCACCGAGGTGCCGGCGCGCGAGCGGCCAGCCGTCATCATCCTTGGGTCCGGGCCGAACCGGATTGGGCAGGGAATCGAGTTCGACTATTCCTGTGTGCATGCCTCGCTTGCGCTCGCACTGGATGAGGAGCACGGCGGACCGAATTACGAAACCGTCATGGTGAACTGCAACCCTGAAACCGTCTCCACCGACTATGACATTTCAGACCGGCTCTATTTTGAGCCACTCACCTTTGAAGACGTGGTGGAAATCTACGACGCGGAATCTGCTGTGGGGCCGGTCGCAGGAGTGATCGTGCAGCTCGGCGGCCAGACTCCGCTGTCGTTAGCTGCGCGTCTGACCGAGGCAGGTCTACCCATTATCGGCACCCCCGCTGCGGCTATTGACGCTGCCGAAGACCGAGGTGCTTTCGGTGCGGTGCTTAGCCAGGCTGGTCTTCCCGCTCCTCCCTATGGAACTGCGTGGGGCCTTGATGATGCTCTGGAGGTGGCTCGCGGCGTCGGATATCCGGTTCTGGTGCGTCCGAGTTACGTTCTCGGGGGTCGCGGCATGGAGATTGTGTACGACGACGGCCAGCTTCGCGATTACGTGTCGCGGCATCTGCCCGCCTCGGGCCGAGCTGACGCCCCGATTCTGATCGACCGGTTCTTAGATACTGCGATGGAGATCGACGTCGACGCGATTTTTGACGGCGAGGAGTTGTTTGTCGGCGGCATTATGGAACACATTGAGGAAGCGGGTATTCATTCCGGTGACTCCGCGTGTACCTTGCCACCGGTGTCACTGTCTCGGGCCGAACTTGATCGGATTCGCACGTCGACCAAACTCATTGCCCGTGGCGTTGGTGTGCGCGGGCTGATCAATATTCAGTTCGCTCTCGCCCAGGATGTTTTGTACGTGCTGGAAGCTAACCCGCGAGCATCCCGCACGGTGCCGTTCGTTTCCAAGGCCACCGGTGTGCAGCTAGCCAAAGCCGCTGCGCTGGTCATGACCGGGCGCAGCATTGCGGAGCTGCGCGCGGCGGGGATACTCCCGGCCTCGGGTGACAACACCCATCTCCCCATGGACACGCCGATTTCGGTGAAAGAAGCGGTGCTGCCGTTTAAGCGTTTCCGCACGCGCAGCGGGCATAGCGTGGATTCTCTGCTCGGACCGGAAATGAGGTCGACCGGTGAAGTGATGGGCTTGGATCGTACCTTTCCCCGGGCCTTTGCCAAGTCGCAGCTGGCAATCGCCGGTCAGGGCCTACCGTCGGCGGGAACGGTCTTTGTGTCGGTGGCAGACCGGGACAAACGCAATATCGCGCTGCCGGTGAGCCGTATGGTCGACCTCGGATTTACGGTGCTGGCAACCGAAGGCACCGCAGCTGTCCTAGCTCGGTCCGGGATCGACTGCACGGTGGTGCCCAAAGCATCGGATGTCTTGTCCGGGAATGAACAGGCAACGGAGAGCATCATCGATCTGATTGAGCGCGGAGACGTTGCGGCTGTGATTAACACCCCGACCGGCTCTCGTGCTCGTGCCGACGGGTACGCTATCCGGGCGGCGGCAACCAGCGTCGATATCCCGATCATCACGACGTTCCAGGAACTCGCAGCCGCGGTGCAGGCCATTGAATCACTGTCAGCGGGTCCGTTTACCGTGATGAGTTTGCAAGAACATCATGCTCGGCAGAACGCTTTCAGGGAGGCCTCGTGA
- a CDS encoding aspartate carbamoyltransferase catalytic subunit translates to MKHLISAGDLDRQQAISILDTAEEMAATQSRSIRKLPALVGRTVVNLFFEDSTRTRISFEAAAKRLSADVINFSAKGSSVSKGESLKDTALTLEAMGADAVVVRSYASGAAYQLAHAGWIDHPIVNAGDGTHQHPTQALLDAFTLRRHMNPAGESKGKDLSGRHVVIVGDVLHSRVARSNVDLMTTLGAKVTLVAPPALVPVGASVWPCDISYDLDEALVSGPDAVMMLRVQRERMAGGGFFPSAAEYSRRYGLDQARCDRLPDHAVVMHPGPMNRGLEISADAADGPRSVIVEQVASGVVVRMAVLYHLLASDTREDS, encoded by the coding sequence ATGAAACACTTAATCAGCGCCGGCGACCTCGACCGTCAGCAAGCAATCTCCATCCTCGACACCGCCGAAGAGATGGCTGCGACCCAGTCGCGATCCATCCGCAAATTACCGGCGCTAGTGGGACGCACCGTCGTCAACCTCTTCTTTGAAGACTCCACCCGGACCCGGATCAGCTTTGAGGCAGCTGCCAAGAGGCTGTCGGCGGATGTCATTAACTTCTCCGCCAAAGGCTCATCCGTCTCCAAGGGCGAATCGCTGAAAGACACGGCATTGACGCTGGAAGCGATGGGCGCTGATGCGGTAGTCGTCCGCTCCTACGCCTCAGGTGCGGCATATCAGCTCGCCCATGCGGGATGGATCGACCATCCCATCGTGAATGCGGGCGATGGCACCCACCAGCATCCCACCCAGGCCTTACTGGACGCGTTCACCTTGCGTCGGCACATGAACCCGGCAGGGGAGTCAAAAGGTAAGGACCTCTCCGGGCGTCACGTCGTGATCGTCGGTGACGTGCTGCATTCGCGCGTTGCCCGCTCCAACGTGGACCTGATGACCACGCTCGGCGCCAAAGTCACCCTGGTAGCCCCGCCCGCGCTGGTTCCGGTCGGTGCCAGCGTGTGGCCCTGCGACATCTCCTATGACCTCGACGAAGCGCTGGTTAGCGGACCAGACGCGGTCATGATGCTGCGCGTGCAGCGAGAACGCATGGCAGGCGGCGGATTCTTCCCGTCTGCAGCCGAATACTCCCGGCGTTACGGCCTAGATCAGGCCCGCTGCGACCGATTGCCTGATCACGCCGTGGTCATGCACCCGGGACCGATGAACCGCGGTCTCGAAATTAGCGCCGATGCCGCCGACGGCCCGCGCAGTGTGATTGTGGAACAGGTTGCGAGCGGCGTGGTGGTTCGCATGGCTGTCCTCTATCACCTTCTCGCTAGCGATACCCGGGAGGACTCATGA
- the gmk gene encoding guanylate kinase — translation MSADGSDSAATGFVRAALTVLAGPTAVGKGTVSAAVRRRYPEIYLSVSATTRPPRPGEIDGVHYHFVDDAEFTRMVEAGDMLEWAVVHGRHRYGTPRTPVLEAVGQGHPVLLEIDLAGARQVRESMPQARFVFLAPPDWETLVERLVGRGTENEDERARRLETAKVELAAESEFDVTIVNDDVDRAADELASTMGVRSAPQV, via the coding sequence GTGAGTGCGGACGGCTCGGATTCCGCTGCGACGGGATTCGTGCGCGCCGCGCTGACCGTTCTTGCGGGGCCGACGGCGGTTGGAAAGGGTACAGTGTCCGCTGCTGTCCGCCGTCGGTACCCAGAGATCTATCTATCCGTATCGGCCACGACCAGGCCGCCGCGTCCGGGTGAGATCGACGGAGTCCACTATCACTTCGTGGACGACGCCGAGTTCACCCGGATGGTTGAGGCAGGCGACATGCTCGAATGGGCGGTCGTACATGGCCGACATCGTTACGGAACCCCCCGCACCCCCGTTCTCGAGGCGGTTGGCCAAGGGCACCCCGTGCTGTTGGAAATTGATCTCGCCGGTGCGCGTCAGGTTCGTGAGTCAATGCCGCAGGCCCGGTTCGTCTTTTTGGCGCCCCCGGATTGGGAGACTTTGGTTGAGCGCCTAGTCGGTCGGGGCACTGAAAACGAGGATGAGCGTGCGCGCCGCTTGGAAACCGCCAAAGTGGAGCTGGCAGCTGAATCCGAATTCGATGTGACCATTGTGAATGACGATGTTGACCGGGCGGCGGATGAGCTTGCCAGCACCATGGGAGTTCGCAGCGCACCGCAGGTTTGA